The genomic stretch GTATCCGGCGGCCCAGTCACCCATTACGTTGAAGGCTGCGTCGCCTTCGACGACCATATCGGTAGCCTGCTGCCAGCTCAACGAAGCGAAATCTTCATTTACATAATCGAGGATCTTGTCGAGAGTTTCCCAAACCTCAACGGCTTCCGGGCTGGTCCAGTCCAGTTCACCTTCCCACAGGGCATCATACTTGTCCGGGCCGAGGACGCCGAGGGCGACCGATTCCCACAGATGGTTAACAGTCCAGTTGGTAGCCAGTGAGAGGGGTACTACTCCCTGGGCTGCGATATCATCGGCAATTTCCAGGAATTCATCCCAGGATTCGGGAGCCTCAAGACCCCATTCGTCCATCTTTTCGGGAATATACCACATCACATTGGAACGGTGTACATTTACCGGCACAGACCAGATGCCGTTCTCGGTGCCGATCAGGTTGATCAGGTCTTCGGGAAAAACTTCCATCCAGCCCTGATCTTCGAACAGAGGAGTCAGATCAAGCATCCGTTCAGCTGCCACCCAGGTTCCTATCAGTTCCTGTCCTGCATGAACCTGGAAAGAATCTGGAGGATCGCCGCCAAGCATTCTGGTCTTGAGAACCGCCTTGGCATTCACACCGGAACCGCCGGTAACGGTTGCGTTGATAACCTCTACCCGTGGGTTATTGTCGGTGTACAGGTCAATCAGCGCCTCGAGAGCGGGTCCTTCATCTCCGGCCCACCAGGAAAATATCTCCAGTTCACCGGAGGGTGTACCGTAATCGGTTTTGACCTGCGGCGCCATTACCTCACCTTGTTCTGCAGGTGCAGATTCAGGTTTCTCCTGTCCTCCGCCAGCCCAGGCTGCCATCGGCAGCACGAGCAGCATCGCGACCAGGAGCGTAAGTATACTACGACCATTCTTCATTCTGTAACCTCCTTGGATACGTTTGTCTTCTAATGAATTCTACCACCCATCCAGACTGCCGTCTGCAGGAGAGTTTTTCTATATTCTTACGAAATATTAGATAAAAACAAAAAAAGGTGCGGAAGCTGGATTTTCTTTAGAAAAAGATTGTCCAGACACACAAGGACCAACTGCAAGGCAAGAAAAAGCTAACTCAGAAAAAACCGAATCACGGCCGGTATTCCGTGGGGGATTGACCGGTCCACTTCCTGAAAAGCCGGCTGAAATAGTTGGGATCCTGATACCCGATCATGTGACTGATAGTCTTGACGGGATGGATTTTTTCGGTCAGGAGCTGCTTGGCTTTGTTTATACGGCAATCGGTGAGCTGATCGATGAAGCTGCGTCCCAGATGCTGTGAAAACAGGTTGCTCAGATAAGCCGGGCTGACTTCGACATGCAGGGCAACATCCGCCAGCTGGATCGGGCGGGAGTAGTACAAATCGATATATTCGAGGGCCCGCCGCAGCACAAGGGGCAGGCTGCTGTCGCGCTGGACGGCGACCTGTTCTGTCAGCTGACGGAACCACCTGGAACAAAGAGCGTAGAGATCTTCCCGGGATTCACTGTTAACCACCTTCAACGGATACAGGGTTGTGAGTTTGTGCAGGTGTTCGATGTTCAATCCCAGATCCACTAGTACAGCCCGCGCCGTACCAAAATCCTCGATATTCAGGAGCTCCGTCTCAATCAGACGATTCAATTCGACAGGCTCGTTCTGAACTACCGCTTTAACACTTATGCAGCGCCAGGCAGGCAGACGCGATCGCAGCATCTCCAGTTCCATGTCGGCGCCGGTGTTTTCTCCCTTCCGCCTGGACACACTCTGACGGGCTTCATGGCAGCTATCCGACAGCCGCGATAGTTCCACACTTCCGCCCAGGGCAAAGTTCCAACGCGGTACATCTCCACTGCCGCTTTCCTTTTTAAAGATATTCTCCAGATGATCTTCCCTGGGGACTGAATCTGAGCCGTCCATTTCAGGAAAAAAGAAGAGGATCTCTTCCGCCGAAACAGAGCCAAGACAGGGGAATTTGTACTTGAGCTTTGAAAGGAGTGCCCGTCCGAGCTGAATTCTCTGCTCAGCTTTATCGGAGAAGGCATCTCCGGTCTTTGAACCACTGCTCTCTCCGCCATCGGTAAGCTCCCATTTAAGCAGCCCGATGCATCCCCGGGCACTGTGGAGAGAGAGTGTGGTCTGAAGATAGGGTATGAATTCTTCAAGACTGCTGGCCAGCTTGATGGATTTAAAAAAAAGATGCTCGATGGTACCCTGAAGGGAGTGGAGGAGTTCGATATGCTTGAGGCTCTCGCCCAGACCCGAGGAATTGCGATTGAGCGTCTGGAGCGCCGCATCCACAGCGGCGATCAGTTTCTCCTGGGAGAAAGGCTTCAGGAGATAATCCTGGACCCCGAGTTCGAAGGCGGTCTGGGCAATGTCGAAGCGCTCATACGCAGTCATCAGGATGGGCATCATGTAGGGCATCCGCCGTTTGATCTCCCGTAGTGCATCCAGGCCGTCGATTCCCGGCATCTTCACGTCGATCAGGATGATGTCAGGCTTGCTCTCCTCTGCCTTCCGGATAGCCTCGCGTCCGGATGCGGCTGTTCCGGCGATCTGCAGCTCGGGCCGGTTTTTCTGCAGCATGTAGGTGATACTTTCGATTACCGGCCGCTCGTCATCCACAATCAGAACACTATACATACGTGACCTCTTTTTCCGATAGAGTAATCACGATCGTTGTTCCACCGCCCTTGCAGTCGCTTTGGATACGGACGATATCCTCTTTTTCGAAAAAAAGCCGCAGCCGAAGCACTACATTCCGCATTCCCATGCCGTTCTGTGAGGAGAAGTCCTCATCGGAAAAACGGACCGGCTTCAAGGTCGGGGCAATCAGTTCCTGCGGGATACCGCAGCCGTCATCCTCCACGCTGAAGTATATGCGTCCGTTTCTCTTCTCTCCGCTGACCCGGATAGTCCCGCCGGTTTCGCTGTCTTTCATTCCATGGATTATGGCGTTTTCCACCAGCGGCTGAAAAATCAGCGGGGGGAATTTTAAGCCCTCCAACTGCGGCTGAATATTGATCTTCAGCCGGTAGGTGTCCCAGAAACGGACCCTCAGAAGCTGAACATAGTACTCCAGTCCCCGGATCTCGTCGGCAATGGTGTTGGTCCGCCACAGGCGACGGACGTTGTGACGGAAGAGGGATGCCAGATTAGTCATGAAATCGGCGGTCCGTTTGGCCTCCTCCATGTTCGCTAACTGTACCCCTGCATTCAGCGAATTGAACAGAAAGTGCGGATTCATCTGGGAACGGAGAGAGGCGATCTCCGCGTTCTTCAGCAGGTGCTGCATCTCCAGGTTCTTTACCTTCTGCCGGGCGAGGTTTTTTTCTATCTTCGCCTTCTCCCGCACCTCGCGGA from Marispirochaeta sp. encodes the following:
- a CDS encoding ABC transporter substrate-binding protein, which codes for MKNGRSILTLLVAMLLVLPMAAWAGGGQEKPESAPAEQGEVMAPQVKTDYGTPSGELEIFSWWAGDEGPALEALIDLYTDNNPRVEVINATVTGGSGVNAKAVLKTRMLGGDPPDSFQVHAGQELIGTWVAAERMLDLTPLFEDQGWMEVFPEDLINLIGTENGIWSVPVNVHRSNVMWYIPEKMDEWGLEAPESWDEFLEIADDIAAQGVVPLSLATNWTVNHLWESVALGVLGPDKYDALWEGELDWTSPEAVEVWETLDKILDYVNEDFASLSWQQATDMVVEGDAAFNVMGDWAAGYMSTTLGLTPNEGYAWVASPGTEGVFMFLADSFGFPKGVKNEAAALAWLKACGSREGQDTFNPLKGSISARTDSDLSKYNDYSKSAAEDFAGNRIVGSLAHGVTANEGFMNDFATVMEMFLKSRNPDQAANAAQAIAIQNGIISK
- a CDS encoding response regulator, encoding MYSVLIVDDERPVIESITYMLQKNRPELQIAGTAASGREAIRKAEESKPDIILIDVKMPGIDGLDALREIKRRMPYMMPILMTAYERFDIAQTAFELGVQDYLLKPFSQEKLIAAVDAALQTLNRNSSGLGESLKHIELLHSLQGTIEHLFFKSIKLASSLEEFIPYLQTTLSLHSARGCIGLLKWELTDGGESSGSKTGDAFSDKAEQRIQLGRALLSKLKYKFPCLGSVSAEEILFFFPEMDGSDSVPREDHLENIFKKESGSGDVPRWNFALGGSVELSRLSDSCHEARQSVSRRKGENTGADMELEMLRSRLPAWRCISVKAVVQNEPVELNRLIETELLNIEDFGTARAVLVDLGLNIEHLHKLTTLYPLKVVNSESREDLYALCSRWFRQLTEQVAVQRDSSLPLVLRRALEYIDLYYSRPIQLADVALHVEVSPAYLSNLFSQHLGRSFIDQLTDCRINKAKQLLTEKIHPVKTISHMIGYQDPNYFSRLFRKWTGQSPTEYRP